A DNA window from Drosophila sechellia strain sech25 chromosome X, ASM438219v1, whole genome shotgun sequence contains the following coding sequences:
- the LOC6612208 gene encoding guanine nucleotide-releasing factor 2 isoform X8 has product MRVLNTELRLRFKNRKPRPFNRAASADDALDLGSGVGVGTSIANGAGIGVGATMMPLDQRLNGATTMNGSISSPSTPGTCSSGIGVGGGGCSSSSNNSINSGSYSTACTPPPPTHHHHSQHQQLQGTPGGSSRVGGAGTGAAGAGGGSGVPPAPPSAGSSGHKNSLKGTKLARRARSFKDDLIEKISLMRTTNNTLGRSHSPHSPRTKHGSKAPSTTEEVLRSTQTLETHVKDISNALKHFRDVILKKKLEVLPGNGTVILETIASMYSVIQTYTLNENSAIMSSATQQVYQSLGKLIKLCDEVMLSEDSGECASLSNENVREVIDLLEDAVRNLVTLAQGKLKEQDQCAFRYSGSGLGGIGAAAEIMGAVTASPGVSVPGTGVMRVSAAESAAQRTSLPDIALTPKERDILEQHNVNPMRGSHSTESILRDTSPPPKPPLPNRASNPPPLPPKRRSQPGASAGAVGVGCSSSTSTSNQASPLPYAQSHNISLNSDLDCSSNISLLNYGVDRLSVRSRSPDENSQCSFDSALNHSREEEDHQQQQQHLRSFPKLAAMMDEDMDKMVSYSEYCRKASPLPSLCSTRVVAPPINESRTESTGYAGAAIDDKTQTPLSTGGGVAGVAGGTGGAAEGAAAAASGGRETNSNRLSNESGFVSMREFRTCTQSADYSVQSSTKSSSSNSEIAFSISESMAVGSSSEYQQISQSVSHSQRHISSSSSSCTTTTTSRSTTTGYGSSELEQQQTTTTPADLAPALPPKSIQRSSLTRHESPGVGDELDEAQSSSGWASHRSSQSEVAELRQLSPLHHLNHHPHTASAGQLQQWHSKHHSLIEGPRLQLAGSGSCSAFDQRHLDQEPPPLPMKKKHMFQSVAFSVLAYMEICSASTRSIEQHRHTMHACNISRNISHSQTMNIMPMSKELSPELEMPPALPPKNYKQRKATSMVASPTLQPIIVTTPPPSPKPTLGENGSTGRPDSRMATVCEELNDAVASEDAMPEPRSPVLDSNENVSAVDDGQTFYFHSHQLPVADLEMSEDTSSVDNQPLTTPQVLGEQEEPTAESRPLVAVHESVKPENADEDEEAERADMLINMLEEVNITRYLILKKREEDGPEVKGGYIDALIVHASRVQKVADNGRHSQRNQKQHKHSKSRSHDHLPNSSVVSVHFHSVRAAFCEAFITTFRTFIQPIDVIEKLTHRYTYFFCQVQDNKQKAAKETFALLVRVVNDLTSTDLTSQLLSLLVEFVYQLVCSGQLYLAKLLRNKFVEKVTLYKEPKLGGAGCVGGAGIASSGGSSGAASGGNQPSLLDLKSLEIAEQMTLLDAELFTKIEIPEVLLFAKDQCEEKSPNLNKFTEHFNKMSYWARSKILRLQDAKEREKHVNKFIKIMKHLRKMNNYNSYLALLSALDSGPIRRLEWQKGITEEVRAFCALIDSSSSFRAYRQALAETNPPCIPYIGLILQDLTFVHVGNQDYLSKGVINFSKRWQQYNIIDNMKRFKKCAYPFRRNERIIRFFDNFKDFMGEEEMWQISEKIKPRGRRPVNY; this is encoded by the exons ACGGCAGCATCAGTTCTCCATCCACGCCCGGCACCTGTTCCAGTGGCATCGGAGTGGGCGGTGgcggctgcagcagcagcagcaacaatagcaTCAACAGCGGCAGCTACTCCACCGCCTGCACTCCGCCACCACCCACGCATCACCATCACTCgcagcaccagcagctgcAGGGCACGCCCGGAGGATCTAGTCGGGTCGGGGGAGCAGGAACAGGAGCAGCCGGAGCTGGTGGTGGCAGTGGTGTGCCACCGGCACCACCCAGTGCCGGATCCTCGGGCCACAAGAACAGTCTCAAGGGCACCAAGTTAGCGCGCCGGGCGCGCTCTTTTAAGGACGACCTCATCGAGAAGATTTCCCTGATGCGAACCACCAACAATACACTGGGTCGCTCCCACTCGCCGCACAGTCCGCGCACCAAGCACGGCTCAAAGGCACCGTCCACCACCGAGGAGGTGCTCCGGTCCACCCAAACGCTGGAGACGCACGTCAAGGACATCTCGAATGCCCTGAAGCACTTCCGGGATGTCATACTCAAGAAGAAGCTGGAGGTGTTGCCGGGCAACGGAACGGTCATTCTGGAAACCATAGCCAGCATGTACTCCG TGATCCAAACCTACACCCTGAATGAAAACAGTGCCATCATGAGCTCCGCCACGCAGCAGGTTTACCAGAGCCTGGGCAAGCTCATCAAGCTCTGCGACGAGGTGATGCTCTCCGAGGACAGCGGCGAGTGTGCCTCCCTGAGCAACGAGAATGTGCGGGAAGTCATTGATCTTCTGGAGGATGCTGTGCGG AATCTCGTTACGCTGGCGCAGGGCAAGCTGAAGGAGCAGGATCAGTGCGCCTTTCGCTACAGTGGATCTGGCCTGGGCGGCATTGGAGCGGCGGCGGAGATCATGGGTGCGGTCACCGCCTCGCCGGGAGTGAGTGTTCCCGGTACTGGAGTCATGCGCGTTTCCGCCGCCGAATCAGCTGCCCAGCGCACTTCGTTGCCGGACATAGCGCTCACGCCCAAGGAGCGCGACATACTGGAGCAGCACAATGTGAACCCGATGCGCGGCTCCCACAGCACCGAAAGTATCCTGCGCGACACGAGTCCACCGCCGAAGCCACCGCTACCCAATAGGGCCAGTAACCCGCCGCCGTTGCCACCCAAGCGACGCAGCCAGCCGGGCGCATCAGCTGGTGCAGTGGGCGTGGGCTGCTCATCGTCGACATCCACCTCCAATCAGGCCAGTCCGCTGCCCTACGCCCAGTCCCATAATATCAGTCTGAACTCGGACCTGGACTGCAGTTCCAATATCTCGCTGCTGAATTATGGCGTGGATCG CCTATCCGTGCGGTCACGGTCACCGGATGAGAATAGTCAGTGCTCCTTTGACTCGGCGTTGAATCACTCACGCGAGGAAGAGgaccaccaacagcaacagcagcacctGAGGTCGTTTCCAAAGTTGGCAGCGATGATGGACGAAGACATGGACAAGATGGTCAGCTACAGTGAGTATTGCCGCAAGGCTTCGCCACTCCCCTCACTCTGCTCAACTCGAGTGGTGGCACCCCCAATCAACGAATCCCGTACAGAATCCACCGGTTACGCAGGCGCCGCAATCGACGACAAAACGCAGACACCACTTTCGACTGGTGGTGGTGTAgctggtgttgctggtggaactggaggagcagccgaaggtgcagctgctgcagcgtCTGGTGGCAGGGAAACTAACAGCAATCGCCTCTCAAACGAATCGG GTTTCGTGTCGATGCGTGAGTTTCGCACTTGCACACAGTCGGCGGACTACAGTGTCCAGTCCTCCACGAAGTCGTCCAGCAGCAATTCGGAGATTGCGTTTAGCATCAGTGAGTCGATGGCGgtcggcagcagcagcgaatACCAGCAGATAAGCCAGTCGGTGTCGCACAGCCAGCGTCATATATCCTCGAGCAGTAGCAGCTGCACCACCACGACCACCAGCAGGAGCACAACCACCGGCTATGGCAGCAGCGaactggagcagcagcagacgaCGACGACGCCGGCCGATCTGGCGCCCGCCCTGCCGCCAAAGAGCATCCAACGGAGCAGCCTAACCCGCCACGAGTCGCCCGGAGTTGGCGATGAGCTGGACGAGGCGCAGTCCTCCTCCGGCTGGGCCAGCCACCGGAGCAGCCAGTCGGAGGTGGCCGAGCTGCGTCAGCTGTCGCCGCTCCATCACCTCAATCACCATCCGCACACTGCGTCCGCCGGTCAGCTACAGCAGTGGCACTCCAAGCACCACAGCCTGATCGAGGGACCCCGCCTCCAGCTGGCGGGGAGTGGCAGCTGCAGTGCGTTCGATCAGCGCCACTTGGACCAGGAGCCACCGCCGCTGCCCATGAAAAAGAAGCACA TGTTTCAAAGTGTGGCCTTTTCGG TTCTGGCGTATATGGAAATCTGCTCGGCGTCCACGCGATCCATTGAGCAGCACCGGCACACGATGCACGCCTGCAACATAAGTCGGAACATCTCGCACAGCCAGACCATGAA CATTATGCCCATGAGCAAGGAACTGTCGCCGGAGCTCGAGATGCCACCTGCCCTGCCGCCAAAGAACTACAAGCAGCGCAAGGCGACAAGCATGGTAGCATCACCCACGCTACAGCCCATCATTGTGACCACGCCGCCGCCGAGTCCGAAGCCGACGCTGGGCGAGAATGGGTCGACGGGCAGGCCGGACAGCCGGATGGCCACCGTATGCGAGGAGCTGAACGATGCAGTGGCCAGCGAGGATGCGATGCCGGAGCCCCGTTCTCCCGTGCTGGACAGCAATGAGAATGTGAGCGCCGTCGATGATGGACAGACCTTCTATTTTCACTCACATCAGCTGCCCGTCGCCGATTTGGAGATGAGCGAGGACACGAGCAGTGTCGACAACCAGCCATTAACCACGCCCCAAGTGCTCGGGGAGCAGGAGGAGCCAACGGCGGAGTCCCGACCACTGGTCGCTGTGCACGAGTCGGTTAAGCCAGAGAACGCcgacgaggatgaggaggcgGAGCGAGCAGATATGCTGATCAACATGCTGGAGGAGGTCAACATCACACGGTACCTGATACTCAAGAAGAGAGAGGAGGACGGGCCCGAGGTGAAGGGCGGCTACATCGACGCCCTCATCGTGCACGCCAGCCGCGTCCAGAAGGTCGCCGACAATGGTAGGCATTCGCAGCGCAACCAGAAGCAGCACAAACATTCCAAATCTCGTTCGCATGATCATTTACCCAACTCCTCTGTTGTCTCTGTCCATTTCCATTCCGTTCGTGCAGCATTCTGCGAGGCCTTCATCACCACCTTTCGCACCTTCATCCAGCCGATCGACGTGATCGAGAAGCTGACCCATCGCTACACATACTTCTTCTGTCAAGTGCAGGACAACAAGCAGAAGGCCGCCAAGGAGACCTTTGCGCTGCTGGTCCGAGTGGTCAACGATTTAAC GTCGACAGATCTTACCAGCCAGCTGTTAAGCCTGCTGGTCGAGTTCGTCTATCAGTTGGTTTGCTCTGGACAATTGTACTTGGCCAAGTTGCTGCGCAACAAGTTCGTGGAGAAGGTGACGCTGTACAAGGAGCCCAAGTTGGGCGGAGCCGGTTGTGTCGGCGGAGCAGGAATCGCCAGCAGTGGTGGATCCAGTGGTGCAGCTAGTGGTGGAAACCAGCCTAGCCTGCTCGACCTCAAGTCCCTGGAGATTGCCGAACAGATGACGCTGCTGGATGCGGAGCTGTTCACGAAGATCGAGATACCCGAAGTATTACTATTTGCCAAAGATCAGTGCGAGGAGAAGTCGCCCAACCTTAACAAGTTCACCGAGCACTTCAACAAGATGTCCTACTGGGCGCGCTCCAAAATCCTGCGCCTGCAGGATGCCAAGGAGCGGGAGAAGCACGTGAACAAGTTTATCAAAATCATGAAGCATCTACGCAAGATGAACAACTACAACTCCTATCTGGCGCTGTTGTCGGCCCTCGATTCGGGTCCCATAAGAAG ATTGGAGTGGCAAAAAGGCATCACCGAGGAGGTGCGAGCCTTCTGTGCCCTCATCGATTCCAGCTCCAGTTTTCGCGCCTATCGACAGGCGCTGGCCGAAACTAATCCGCCCTGCATACCCTACAT CGGCCTAATTCTGCAGGATCTAACGTTTGTGCATGTGGGCAACCAGGACTACCTGTCCAAGGGCGTCATTAACTTCTCCAAGCGCTGGCAGCAGTACAACATAATTGACAACATGAAACGTTTTAAGAAATG TGCCTATCCATTTCGACGCAACGAGCGCATTATACGCTTCTTTGATAACTTCAAGGACTTTATGGGCGAGGAGGAGATGTGGCAGATATCGGAGAAGATCAAGCCGCGTGGACGCCGCCCCGTTAACTATTAG
- the LOC6612208 gene encoding guanine nucleotide-releasing factor 2 isoform X14: MRVLNTELRLRFKNRKPRPFNRAASADDALDLGSGVGVGTSIANGAGIGVGATMMPLDQRLNGATTMNGSISSPSTPGTCSSGIGVGGGGCSSSSNNSINSGSYSTACTPPPPTHHHHSQHQQLQGTPGGSSRVGGAGTGAAGAGGGSGVPPAPPSAGSSGHKNSLKGTKLARRARSFKDDLIEKISLMRTTNNTLGRSHSPHSPRTKHGSKAPSTTEEVLRSTQTLETHVKDISNALKHFRDVILKKKLEVLPGNGTVILETIASMYSVIQTYTLNENSAIMSSATQQVYQSLGKLIKLCDEVMLSEDSGECASLSNENVREVIDLLEDAVRNLVTLAQGKLKEQDQCAFRYSGSGLGGIGAAAEIMGAVTASPGVSVPGTGVMRVSAAESAAQRTSLPDIALTPKERDILEQHNVNPMRGSHSTESILRDTSPPPKPPLPNRASNPPPLPPKRRSQPGASAGAVGVGCSSSTSTSNQASPLPYAQSHNISLNSDLDCSSNISLLNYGVDRLSVRSRSPDENSQCSFDSALNHSREEEDHQQQQQHLRSFPKLAAMMDEDMDKMVSYSFVSMREFRTCTQSADYSVQSSTKSSSSNSEIAFSISESMAVGSSSEYQQISQSVSHSQRHISSSSSSCTTTTTSRSTTTGYGSSELEQQQTTTTPADLAPALPPKSIQRSSLTRHESPGVGDELDEAQSSSGWASHRSSQSEVAELRQLSPLHHLNHHPHTASAGQLQQWHSKHHSLIEGPRLQLAGSGSCSAFDQRHLDQEPPPLPMKKKHMFQSVAFSVLAYMEICSASTRSIEQHRHTMHACNISRNISHSQTMNIMPMSKELSPELEMPPALPPKNYKQRKATSMVASPTLQPIIVTTPPPSPKPTLGENGSTGRPDSRMATVCEELNDAVASEDAMPEPRSPVLDSNENVSAVDDGQTFYFHSHQLPVADLEMSEDTSSVDNQPLTTPQVLGEQEEPTAESRPLVAVHESVKPENADEDEEAERADMLINMLEEVNITRYLILKKREEDGPEVKGGYIDALIVHASRVQKVADNAFCEAFITTFRTFIQPIDVIEKLTHRYTYFFCQVQDNKQKAAKETFALLVRVVNDLTSTDLTSQLLSLLVEFVYQLVCSGQLYLAKLLRNKFVEKVTLYKEPKLGGAGCVGGAGIASSGGSSGAASGGNQPSLLDLKSLEIAEQMTLLDAELFTKIEIPEVLLFAKDQCEEKSPNLNKFTEHFNKMSYWARSKILRLQDAKEREKHVNKFIKIMKHLRKMNNYNSYLALLSALDSGPIRRLEWQKGITEEVRAFCALIDSSSSFRAYRQALAETNPPCIPYIGLILQDLTFVHVGNQDYLSKGVINFSKRWQQYNIIDNMKRFKKCAYPFRRNERIIRFFDNFKDFMGEEEMWQISEKIKPRGRRPVNY, encoded by the exons ACGGCAGCATCAGTTCTCCATCCACGCCCGGCACCTGTTCCAGTGGCATCGGAGTGGGCGGTGgcggctgcagcagcagcagcaacaatagcaTCAACAGCGGCAGCTACTCCACCGCCTGCACTCCGCCACCACCCACGCATCACCATCACTCgcagcaccagcagctgcAGGGCACGCCCGGAGGATCTAGTCGGGTCGGGGGAGCAGGAACAGGAGCAGCCGGAGCTGGTGGTGGCAGTGGTGTGCCACCGGCACCACCCAGTGCCGGATCCTCGGGCCACAAGAACAGTCTCAAGGGCACCAAGTTAGCGCGCCGGGCGCGCTCTTTTAAGGACGACCTCATCGAGAAGATTTCCCTGATGCGAACCACCAACAATACACTGGGTCGCTCCCACTCGCCGCACAGTCCGCGCACCAAGCACGGCTCAAAGGCACCGTCCACCACCGAGGAGGTGCTCCGGTCCACCCAAACGCTGGAGACGCACGTCAAGGACATCTCGAATGCCCTGAAGCACTTCCGGGATGTCATACTCAAGAAGAAGCTGGAGGTGTTGCCGGGCAACGGAACGGTCATTCTGGAAACCATAGCCAGCATGTACTCCG TGATCCAAACCTACACCCTGAATGAAAACAGTGCCATCATGAGCTCCGCCACGCAGCAGGTTTACCAGAGCCTGGGCAAGCTCATCAAGCTCTGCGACGAGGTGATGCTCTCCGAGGACAGCGGCGAGTGTGCCTCCCTGAGCAACGAGAATGTGCGGGAAGTCATTGATCTTCTGGAGGATGCTGTGCGG AATCTCGTTACGCTGGCGCAGGGCAAGCTGAAGGAGCAGGATCAGTGCGCCTTTCGCTACAGTGGATCTGGCCTGGGCGGCATTGGAGCGGCGGCGGAGATCATGGGTGCGGTCACCGCCTCGCCGGGAGTGAGTGTTCCCGGTACTGGAGTCATGCGCGTTTCCGCCGCCGAATCAGCTGCCCAGCGCACTTCGTTGCCGGACATAGCGCTCACGCCCAAGGAGCGCGACATACTGGAGCAGCACAATGTGAACCCGATGCGCGGCTCCCACAGCACCGAAAGTATCCTGCGCGACACGAGTCCACCGCCGAAGCCACCGCTACCCAATAGGGCCAGTAACCCGCCGCCGTTGCCACCCAAGCGACGCAGCCAGCCGGGCGCATCAGCTGGTGCAGTGGGCGTGGGCTGCTCATCGTCGACATCCACCTCCAATCAGGCCAGTCCGCTGCCCTACGCCCAGTCCCATAATATCAGTCTGAACTCGGACCTGGACTGCAGTTCCAATATCTCGCTGCTGAATTATGGCGTGGATCG CCTATCCGTGCGGTCACGGTCACCGGATGAGAATAGTCAGTGCTCCTTTGACTCGGCGTTGAATCACTCACGCGAGGAAGAGgaccaccaacagcaacagcagcacctGAGGTCGTTTCCAAAGTTGGCAGCGATGATGGACGAAGACATGGACAAGATGGTCAGCTACA GTTTCGTGTCGATGCGTGAGTTTCGCACTTGCACACAGTCGGCGGACTACAGTGTCCAGTCCTCCACGAAGTCGTCCAGCAGCAATTCGGAGATTGCGTTTAGCATCAGTGAGTCGATGGCGgtcggcagcagcagcgaatACCAGCAGATAAGCCAGTCGGTGTCGCACAGCCAGCGTCATATATCCTCGAGCAGTAGCAGCTGCACCACCACGACCACCAGCAGGAGCACAACCACCGGCTATGGCAGCAGCGaactggagcagcagcagacgaCGACGACGCCGGCCGATCTGGCGCCCGCCCTGCCGCCAAAGAGCATCCAACGGAGCAGCCTAACCCGCCACGAGTCGCCCGGAGTTGGCGATGAGCTGGACGAGGCGCAGTCCTCCTCCGGCTGGGCCAGCCACCGGAGCAGCCAGTCGGAGGTGGCCGAGCTGCGTCAGCTGTCGCCGCTCCATCACCTCAATCACCATCCGCACACTGCGTCCGCCGGTCAGCTACAGCAGTGGCACTCCAAGCACCACAGCCTGATCGAGGGACCCCGCCTCCAGCTGGCGGGGAGTGGCAGCTGCAGTGCGTTCGATCAGCGCCACTTGGACCAGGAGCCACCGCCGCTGCCCATGAAAAAGAAGCACA TGTTTCAAAGTGTGGCCTTTTCGG TTCTGGCGTATATGGAAATCTGCTCGGCGTCCACGCGATCCATTGAGCAGCACCGGCACACGATGCACGCCTGCAACATAAGTCGGAACATCTCGCACAGCCAGACCATGAA CATTATGCCCATGAGCAAGGAACTGTCGCCGGAGCTCGAGATGCCACCTGCCCTGCCGCCAAAGAACTACAAGCAGCGCAAGGCGACAAGCATGGTAGCATCACCCACGCTACAGCCCATCATTGTGACCACGCCGCCGCCGAGTCCGAAGCCGACGCTGGGCGAGAATGGGTCGACGGGCAGGCCGGACAGCCGGATGGCCACCGTATGCGAGGAGCTGAACGATGCAGTGGCCAGCGAGGATGCGATGCCGGAGCCCCGTTCTCCCGTGCTGGACAGCAATGAGAATGTGAGCGCCGTCGATGATGGACAGACCTTCTATTTTCACTCACATCAGCTGCCCGTCGCCGATTTGGAGATGAGCGAGGACACGAGCAGTGTCGACAACCAGCCATTAACCACGCCCCAAGTGCTCGGGGAGCAGGAGGAGCCAACGGCGGAGTCCCGACCACTGGTCGCTGTGCACGAGTCGGTTAAGCCAGAGAACGCcgacgaggatgaggaggcgGAGCGAGCAGATATGCTGATCAACATGCTGGAGGAGGTCAACATCACACGGTACCTGATACTCAAGAAGAGAGAGGAGGACGGGCCCGAGGTGAAGGGCGGCTACATCGACGCCCTCATCGTGCACGCCAGCCGCGTCCAGAAGGTCGCCGACAATG CATTCTGCGAGGCCTTCATCACCACCTTTCGCACCTTCATCCAGCCGATCGACGTGATCGAGAAGCTGACCCATCGCTACACATACTTCTTCTGTCAAGTGCAGGACAACAAGCAGAAGGCCGCCAAGGAGACCTTTGCGCTGCTGGTCCGAGTGGTCAACGATTTAAC GTCGACAGATCTTACCAGCCAGCTGTTAAGCCTGCTGGTCGAGTTCGTCTATCAGTTGGTTTGCTCTGGACAATTGTACTTGGCCAAGTTGCTGCGCAACAAGTTCGTGGAGAAGGTGACGCTGTACAAGGAGCCCAAGTTGGGCGGAGCCGGTTGTGTCGGCGGAGCAGGAATCGCCAGCAGTGGTGGATCCAGTGGTGCAGCTAGTGGTGGAAACCAGCCTAGCCTGCTCGACCTCAAGTCCCTGGAGATTGCCGAACAGATGACGCTGCTGGATGCGGAGCTGTTCACGAAGATCGAGATACCCGAAGTATTACTATTTGCCAAAGATCAGTGCGAGGAGAAGTCGCCCAACCTTAACAAGTTCACCGAGCACTTCAACAAGATGTCCTACTGGGCGCGCTCCAAAATCCTGCGCCTGCAGGATGCCAAGGAGCGGGAGAAGCACGTGAACAAGTTTATCAAAATCATGAAGCATCTACGCAAGATGAACAACTACAACTCCTATCTGGCGCTGTTGTCGGCCCTCGATTCGGGTCCCATAAGAAG ATTGGAGTGGCAAAAAGGCATCACCGAGGAGGTGCGAGCCTTCTGTGCCCTCATCGATTCCAGCTCCAGTTTTCGCGCCTATCGACAGGCGCTGGCCGAAACTAATCCGCCCTGCATACCCTACAT CGGCCTAATTCTGCAGGATCTAACGTTTGTGCATGTGGGCAACCAGGACTACCTGTCCAAGGGCGTCATTAACTTCTCCAAGCGCTGGCAGCAGTACAACATAATTGACAACATGAAACGTTTTAAGAAATG TGCCTATCCATTTCGACGCAACGAGCGCATTATACGCTTCTTTGATAACTTCAAGGACTTTATGGGCGAGGAGGAGATGTGGCAGATATCGGAGAAGATCAAGCCGCGTGGACGCCGCCCCGTTAACTATTAG